Genomic window (Leptotrichia sp. oral taxon 212):
TTTATAACAGAAATGCAGTAATAATAATAAGTGTATATGTATTTCTGCCTTATGCGATACTGCCTCTGTATTCGGCAATTGAAAAATTTGATTTTTCACTGCTCGATGCGGCAAGTGATCTGGGTGCGAATAAATTTCAGGCTCTAGTGAGAGTTTTTCTTCCGGGAATAAAATCAGGAATCGTCACTGCGACAATATTTACACTTGTTCCGGCAATAGGTTCATATGCGGTTCCTGACCTTGTAGGAGGAACTGATGGAGTAATGCTTGGAAATATTATTGCGAACAGAATGTTTCAGCTTAGGGACTGGCCGACAGCTTCAGCAATTTCAACTGTTTTTATAGTGATAACGACTTTTGGAGTATGGCTGTCAATGAAAATGGAAAAGGAGGAGGAAGAATAATGAATGAAAAAAGAAGAATTTCGCTATTGTTTTTCGTACTTGTAATGATATTTTTCTATTTGCCTATAGTTATGCTGGTAACATTGTCGTTTAATAATTCTAAAAACTTCATATGGACAGGATTTTCACTGAAATGGTATATAGAACTGTTTACAAGCTCTCCTGGTTTATGGCAGGCTTTTGGAAGAAGTATTCTTATAGGATTAACATCGTCAGTGTTTTCAGTATTTGTGGCAACTTTTGGAGCAATAGGAATAAAATGGTATAATTCCAGAATGAAAAATTATGTGAAGTTTCTGAACTATATACCGCTTATATTGCCTGATCTTATAATAGGGGTAGCATTACTCATATTCTTCAACATGCAGATAGGAATGTATAAGGGTGTGGAACTTGGAATGACAACTATATTTATAGCCCATACTGCATTCAATATTCCATTTTCGCTATTTATAATAATGGCAAGACTGGATGAATTTGATTATTCCATCGTTGAGGCGGCAAGAGATCTGGGAGCAAATGAATTCCAGACTTTGCTGAAGGTCATACTTCCTTCAATGATGCCGGGAATAGTATCTGCATTTCTTATGGCAATGACTTTGTCACTGGATGACTTCGTAATTACAAGTTTTGTTACAGGAACAAATTCCAATACATTGCCGGTTCAGATATATTCAATGATTAAATTTGGAGTTTCTCCTGTAATAAATGCATTATCGACTATATTAATAATAGGAACTATTATTTTATCCCTGTCAAGCAGAAAATTACAGAAATATATGCTGAATTAGGAATGGGAAATTTAGTGAAAATATGGATATGGAAAAATAAAAGGAACAATATTCAAAAATAAATGAGCAGAATTTTTAAAAATGTGATATAATAGAATGTATTAAATTTATTAATAGTTATGATATATCAAGATTATAATATATAATAAAGATATTTACACAGAATATCAGATACATAAAATGTAAAATGTAAGATGTAAAGGATGGAAAAAAGAAATGCAAAAATTTGAAGATTACGGATTAAGTATTGAAGTACTTGATGCGTTGGAAAAAAAAGGATTTGAAGAACCAAGTGATATACAGAAATTAGTGATACCTGAATTATTGAAGGAGAGAACTCATCTGATAGGGCAGGCACAGACCGGAACAGGAAAAACAGCCGCTTTTGGAATACCAATACTGGAAACAGTTGATGCTGACAAGACAGTGAAAGCTCTAATATTGGCACCTACAAGGGAGCTGGCAAACCAGGTTGCAGATGAAATATACTCATTAAAAGGAAAAAAGGACATAAGAGTTCTGGCTGTTTATGGAGGAGCTTCCATAGAAAATCAGATAAAAAAACTTAAATCAGGAGTGGACATTGTAGTGGGAACTCCTGGAAGAGTAATGGATCTGATGAGAAAAAAAGTGTTAAAGGTAAACAATCTTGACTATTTTGTCCTTGATGAAGCAGATGAAATGCTTAATATGGGATTTTTAGAAGATATTGAGCTTATCCTTGAACAGACAAACGATGAAAAGAAAATGCTGTTTTTCTCAGCGACGATGCCTAAAGCAATAATGGATATAGCTAAAAAGTTTATGGATGACTATAAGCTTTTAAAAGTTAAAAAACAGGAGCTGACTACAGACCTGACAGAACAGATTTATTATGAAGTTAAACAGGAAGACAAGTTTGAGGCGCTATGCAGAGTTCTTGACTATACTCAGAACTTTTATGGAATTGTTTTCTGCCGTACAAAATCTGAAGTAGATGATGTTACAAACAGACTTAAGGCAAGAAACTATGATGCTGAGTGTATTCATGGAGATATAACTCAGGGACTGAGACAGAAGGCTCTTGACCTTTTCAAGAAAAAAGTACTTACAATACTTGTGGCGACAGATGTTGCGGCAAGAGGAATAGATGTAAGTAATCTTACACATGTTATAAATTATTCAATACCTCAGGAAGCAGAGTCTTATGTTCATAGAATAGGAAGAACTGGAAGAGCGGGACATAAAGGAATAGCAATAACATTTGTAACGCCAAGGGAAGCAAGAACTCTGGCTCAGATAAAGAGAGTTACAAAGACTGAAATTAAAAGAGAATCAATACCTAATGTAAGTGAAATAATAGAAGCAAAAAAAGAGGCGTTAATTGCATATATTGATGAAATAATAAAAGAAGAAGACTACACAAGCTATGAAAGTTTTGCAGACAAACTTCTTGAAGAAAGAGATGCAAGACATGTTGTTTCTTCTATTTTAAGACACTTCTATGAAGATGAATTTCTACCTGAAAGTTATGGAGAAATACAGGATGTTAAAGTAAAAATTGAAGATAAGACAAGACTGTTTATTGCACTTGGAAGTAAAGACGGATATAATCCCGGAAGATTACTTGACCTGTTAAATAAAAAAGCAAAAACTCCTGGAAGAAAAGTTAAGGATATTAAGATAATGGACAAATATTCATTTATAACTGTACCTCTGCAGGAAGCTGAATTCATAATGAGAGCACTGAATTCCAAAAAGGATTCAAAACCGCTAGTTGAAAAGGCAACAGGAGGACAGTCAGGAGGTTCTTCAGAAGGTAAGAAGAGAGGAAGAAAATCAGAAAAGGATTCTAAAAAGAAAAAATCCGGTGAAAAAGAAAAGACTTCAAGAAAGTCTAAAAAATCAGATGATAAAAAGACTTCTTCAAAATCTAAGGAAAAAAAGCCAAAGGATAAATCAAAAAAGTCAGATAAATCATCCGGAAAAAGCAAAAAAGTAAATAAGAAATAAGGCTTACTTTTATTTAAAAGGAGCTGTTTTAAAGGTAAAAATATCTTTGCTTTTAAGACAGCTCCTTTATTGCAATATCTATTGACAAAAGAATGAAAAAATAATACTATATAATAAATGACTGATAAGTCATTTTGTTAATTGTAAAAACAGAGAGGTGAAAAATGTATAAGACAATATTACTTGATATTGATAATACACTATTTGATTATTTAAAGGCTGAAAATTATGCTGTAAGGATAACTTTTGAAGATTTCGGATTTTTTAGCAGTGTAAGTGAGAGTAGATTTGAAGAGGTAAAGAAAGAATATAGGACAATAAATGATCTGCTATGGGAAAAGCTGGAAAAAGAGGAAATTACAAGCAGTGAATTAAAAATTGAAAGATTCAGGATTCTATTTGAAAAAATAAACTTGGGATACAATGTCGAAGAATTCAGCAAGCAGTATCTGAAACGTCTCGGAGAAGGAGCATTTCTTTTTGAGGGGGCTGAAGAACTGTGCAGGTATTTACATGGAAAATACAAGCTTGGAATAGTTACAAACGGAATGAAGGAAGTACAGTATTCAAGGGTTGAAAATTCTTCAATTGGAAAATATATAGATAAAATAATAGTTTCAGATGATATAGGTATAAGCAAGCCAAATGCAGGTATTTTTGAATATGCA
Coding sequences:
- a CDS encoding YjjG family noncanonical pyrimidine nucleotidase is translated as MYKTILLDIDNTLFDYLKAENYAVRITFEDFGFFSSVSESRFEEVKKEYRTINDLLWEKLEKEEITSSELKIERFRILFEKINLGYNVEEFSKQYLKRLGEGAFLFEGAEELCRYLHGKYKLGIVTNGMKEVQYSRVENSSIGKYIDKIIVSDDIGISKPNAGIFEYALKELGTGDKKESIMVGDSLSADIQGGINFGIDTCWVNLKNDSPDDKIKPKYVVTRLEEIYGIL
- a CDS encoding ABC transporter permease, with the translated sequence MNEKRRISLLFFVLVMIFFYLPIVMLVTLSFNNSKNFIWTGFSLKWYIELFTSSPGLWQAFGRSILIGLTSSVFSVFVATFGAIGIKWYNSRMKNYVKFLNYIPLILPDLIIGVALLIFFNMQIGMYKGVELGMTTIFIAHTAFNIPFSLFIIMARLDEFDYSIVEAARDLGANEFQTLLKVILPSMMPGIVSAFLMAMTLSLDDFVITSFVTGTNSNTLPVQIYSMIKFGVSPVINALSTILIIGTIILSLSSRKLQKYMLN
- a CDS encoding DEAD/DEAH box helicase, giving the protein MQKFEDYGLSIEVLDALEKKGFEEPSDIQKLVIPELLKERTHLIGQAQTGTGKTAAFGIPILETVDADKTVKALILAPTRELANQVADEIYSLKGKKDIRVLAVYGGASIENQIKKLKSGVDIVVGTPGRVMDLMRKKVLKVNNLDYFVLDEADEMLNMGFLEDIELILEQTNDEKKMLFFSATMPKAIMDIAKKFMDDYKLLKVKKQELTTDLTEQIYYEVKQEDKFEALCRVLDYTQNFYGIVFCRTKSEVDDVTNRLKARNYDAECIHGDITQGLRQKALDLFKKKVLTILVATDVAARGIDVSNLTHVINYSIPQEAESYVHRIGRTGRAGHKGIAITFVTPREARTLAQIKRVTKTEIKRESIPNVSEIIEAKKEALIAYIDEIIKEEDYTSYESFADKLLEERDARHVVSSILRHFYEDEFLPESYGEIQDVKVKIEDKTRLFIALGSKDGYNPGRLLDLLNKKAKTPGRKVKDIKIMDKYSFITVPLQEAEFIMRALNSKKDSKPLVEKATGGQSGGSSEGKKRGRKSEKDSKKKKSGEKEKTSRKSKKSDDKKTSSKSKEKKPKDKSKKSDKSSGKSKKVNKK